In the genome of Qipengyuania seohaensis, one region contains:
- a CDS encoding SOS response-associated peptidase, translating into MCNLYRMTKNATEVAQLFDAVAEIGSNAGGEIYPGYSGIVIAGGKVETMTWGFPLQRKGAKGQPLKPKPVNNARTDKLSGPFWKSSFTERRCLIPLESFAEAQGKKGAMTRTWMTMPDAEVFTVAGIWRGSAEWGDCYSMVMTDASPQMSEVHNRMPVILTADQRATWLDGSPDDAFELCRPFEGSLAIDRTDVPWAGRPAQSSML; encoded by the coding sequence ATGTGCAATCTCTATCGCATGACCAAGAACGCCACCGAAGTCGCGCAATTGTTCGACGCAGTGGCGGAGATCGGCAGTAATGCGGGCGGCGAAATCTATCCCGGCTATTCCGGCATCGTGATCGCAGGCGGCAAGGTCGAGACCATGACCTGGGGCTTTCCCCTCCAGCGCAAGGGCGCAAAGGGCCAGCCGCTCAAGCCCAAGCCGGTGAACAATGCACGTACCGACAAGCTCTCCGGTCCTTTCTGGAAAAGCAGCTTTACAGAGCGGCGTTGCTTGATCCCTCTGGAAAGCTTTGCCGAAGCGCAGGGCAAGAAAGGCGCGATGACACGCACCTGGATGACCATGCCCGATGCCGAGGTCTTTACGGTTGCGGGCATCTGGCGCGGCAGCGCGGAATGGGGCGATTGCTATTCGATGGTGATGACCGATGCCTCGCCCCAGATGAGCGAAGTCCATAATCGAATGCCCGTCATCCTTACGGCGGATCAACGCGCAACCTGGCTGGACGGATCGCCTGACGATGCCTTCGAATTGTGTCGCCCGTTCGAGGGCTCGCTCGCGATCGACCGGACCGACGTACCGTGGGCAGGTCGTCCGGCGCAGTCCTCCATGCTTTAG
- a CDS encoding cryptochrome/photolyase family protein, which translates to MADTTDGPILVPILGDQLTRDLASLRGRRKDDTVILMMEVWDEATYVKHHKQKIVLIFSAMRHFAEDLRDAGWTVDYVKLDATDNAGSFAGEVARAVEEHSPRAIHVVEPGEWRLRHDFDQWADKFPCEVEILADDRFISTQAEFDEWAEDRKEMRMEYFYREMRRKTGLLMDGNKPEGGEWNYDSENRKPPKEGLDAPERPLFEPDAITCEVIGLVENRFGDHFGSVENFGWPVTREEAEEAADAFFAERIECFGPYQDAMVHGQDDLFHSMLSTSINLGLLDPLELCQRAEKAYKDDRAPINSVEGFIRQIIGWREYVRRFYWHQMPHLQKANALNAQRGLPEFYWTGETDMRCLADSIRSTRDNAHAHHIQRLMVLGNFALLAGITPREVQDWYLVVYADAYEWVELPNVAAMILYADGGKLASKPYAASGNYINKMSDYCAECRYSVSKKTGEGACPFNPLYWHFMDRHRDRLEKNARIGRIYSTWDRMDDAKRQDYLDSAEAFLDSLTPAGKDWARN; encoded by the coding sequence ATGGCAGACACTACCGACGGCCCGATCCTCGTCCCGATCCTGGGCGACCAGCTAACCCGCGACCTCGCCAGCCTTCGCGGGCGGAGAAAGGACGATACCGTCATCCTGATGATGGAAGTCTGGGACGAGGCGACTTACGTCAAACATCACAAGCAAAAGATCGTCCTGATCTTTTCCGCCATGCGTCACTTTGCCGAAGACCTGCGCGATGCAGGATGGACCGTCGACTACGTAAAGCTCGATGCGACAGACAATGCCGGAAGCTTCGCCGGCGAGGTCGCCCGCGCCGTCGAAGAGCACTCCCCGCGCGCTATCCATGTGGTTGAACCGGGCGAATGGCGGCTCAGGCACGATTTCGACCAATGGGCCGACAAGTTTCCCTGCGAAGTCGAGATCCTTGCGGACGACCGTTTCATCTCGACCCAGGCCGAATTCGACGAGTGGGCGGAAGACCGCAAGGAAATGCGGATGGAGTATTTCTACCGAGAGATGCGCCGCAAGACGGGCCTGCTGATGGATGGCAACAAGCCGGAAGGCGGGGAGTGGAATTACGATAGCGAGAACCGCAAACCGCCCAAGGAAGGTCTCGACGCACCCGAGCGCCCCCTGTTCGAACCCGATGCGATCACATGCGAGGTGATCGGACTGGTCGAAAATCGCTTCGGCGATCACTTCGGGTCTGTGGAGAACTTCGGATGGCCGGTGACCCGCGAAGAAGCGGAAGAGGCGGCGGACGCCTTCTTCGCCGAACGCATCGAATGTTTTGGCCCCTACCAGGACGCGATGGTTCACGGACAGGACGACCTGTTCCATTCGATGCTGTCGACCAGCATCAATCTCGGCCTGCTCGACCCGCTTGAACTCTGCCAGAGGGCGGAGAAGGCCTACAAGGACGACCGCGCGCCGATCAATTCGGTCGAAGGGTTCATTCGCCAGATCATCGGCTGGCGCGAATATGTGCGGCGCTTCTACTGGCACCAGATGCCACACCTGCAGAAAGCGAATGCCCTGAATGCGCAGCGCGGCCTGCCCGAGTTCTACTGGACCGGCGAAACCGACATGCGGTGCCTTGCCGACAGCATTCGCTCCACCCGCGACAACGCCCATGCCCACCACATCCAGCGGCTGATGGTGCTCGGCAATTTCGCCCTGCTTGCCGGGATAACCCCCCGCGAGGTGCAGGACTGGTATCTTGTGGTCTACGCCGATGCCTACGAATGGGTGGAACTACCCAATGTAGCGGCGATGATCCTCTATGCCGACGGCGGAAAGCTGGCGAGCAAGCCCTATGCTGCCAGCGGCAACTACATCAACAAGATGAGCGATTATTGCGCTGAGTGCCGCTATTCGGTGAGCAAGAAGACCGGTGAAGGCGCGTGTCCCTTCAATCCGCTCTACTGGCATTTCATGGACCGCCATCGCGACAGGCTGGAAAAGAACGCCCGCATCGGTCGCATCTATTCGACGTGGGACAGGATGGACGACGCCAAGAGGCAGGACTATCTCGACAGCGCGGAGGCGTTTCTCGACAGCCTCACGCCTGCCGGCAAGGACTGGGCGCGCAATTAG
- a CDS encoding J domain-containing protein: MDSGQDFVDFYALLQVSPTCDRKMLEKAYRHAAQMYHPDHTDTADIDKFQEVTSAYQLLRDPEKRAKYDQRYKEMKKDNLYQFPGSEDLLIDEKSALDDAEAHEKVLYHLYKRRREHATDPGIMGYYIQKTLDCSDENFEFHTWYLKSKGFIEITQEGKLAITIEGVDHVISMSRKAEETKLIAEMKDRAREA, encoded by the coding sequence ATGGATAGCGGACAGGATTTCGTCGACTTCTATGCCCTGTTGCAGGTCAGTCCGACCTGCGACCGCAAGATGCTGGAAAAAGCTTACCGGCACGCAGCGCAGATGTATCATCCCGATCACACCGATACGGCCGACATCGACAAGTTCCAGGAAGTGACCTCCGCGTACCAATTGCTTCGCGATCCGGAAAAGCGCGCCAAATACGACCAGCGCTACAAGGAAATGAAAAAGGACAACCTTTACCAGTTTCCCGGTAGCGAAGACCTGCTGATCGACGAGAAGTCCGCGCTCGACGATGCCGAGGCGCATGAGAAGGTGTTATATCACCTCTACAAGCGCCGCCGCGAGCATGCGACGGATCCGGGTATCATGGGATATTACATCCAGAAGACCCTGGATTGCTCCGACGAGAATTTCGAATTCCACACCTGGTATCTGAAGTCCAAGGGCTTCATCGAAATCACCCAGGAGGGGAAGCTGGCGATTACCATCGAGGGTGTCGATCACGTTATCTCGATGAGCCGCAAGGCAGAGGAAACGAAGCTGATTGCCGAGATGAAAGACCGCGCACGCGAGGCCTAA
- the ada gene encoding bifunctional DNA-binding transcriptional regulator/O6-methylguanine-DNA methyltransferase Ada produces the protein MVDQGQAWQAVKRRDRAFDGRFVTGVMSTGIYCRPSCAARHPLRENVRFFADGESARQAGLRPCKRCLPDDVARDEAAVMAAIDEIRRSEDAPTLSVLAGITGYSPTHFQKVFKRATGLSPAAYARALREERARDALTEGDSVTGAIYEAGYGSPSRFYDDTKGRLGMAASDWQGGGKGRTIHWSVIDTSLGAMLVAATERGVCCLSFNEDESDLMRRFPEAQLVEAGEEFRDLFRRVTAVVENPTQATLASIPLDVKGTAFQQRVWQALREIPAGQTRSYGELAAALGNPKASRAVGGANGANNVAVLIPCHRVIAADGSLGGYAYGTRIKAELLEREKSE, from the coding sequence ATGGTCGATCAAGGGCAAGCATGGCAGGCGGTAAAGCGGCGCGACCGCGCTTTCGACGGGCGCTTCGTGACCGGCGTGATGAGTACCGGCATATATTGCCGACCATCCTGCGCAGCACGTCACCCCCTGCGCGAGAATGTGCGGTTTTTCGCCGATGGCGAGAGCGCGCGCCAAGCGGGCTTGCGGCCTTGCAAGCGCTGCCTGCCCGACGATGTCGCCCGTGACGAAGCTGCCGTCATGGCGGCAATCGACGAGATACGCCGGTCCGAAGACGCGCCGACCCTGTCCGTCCTGGCCGGGATCACCGGCTATTCGCCGACGCATTTCCAGAAGGTGTTCAAGCGGGCGACAGGACTCTCCCCCGCCGCATACGCGCGCGCCTTGCGTGAAGAACGGGCTCGGGACGCTCTCACTGAAGGCGACAGCGTCACCGGCGCTATCTACGAGGCAGGCTACGGTTCGCCCTCGCGATTCTACGATGATACGAAAGGAAGGCTCGGCATGGCGGCAAGCGACTGGCAGGGCGGGGGCAAGGGGCGCACGATCCACTGGAGCGTGATCGACACGAGCCTTGGCGCGATGCTTGTCGCTGCAACGGAGCGGGGCGTTTGTTGCTTGTCGTTCAACGAAGACGAAAGCGACCTCATGCGGCGGTTTCCCGAGGCGCAGCTGGTCGAGGCCGGCGAGGAATTCCGCGACCTGTTCCGCCGGGTGACGGCAGTGGTCGAAAACCCCACACAGGCGACGCTCGCGTCCATCCCGCTCGATGTGAAAGGCACAGCGTTCCAGCAACGCGTATGGCAGGCCTTGCGCGAAATCCCGGCGGGGCAAACGCGCAGCTACGGAGAGCTTGCAGCCGCGCTGGGAAATCCCAAGGCCTCGCGTGCGGTCGGCGGAGCGAACGGCGCGAACAATGTTGCAGTGCTCATCCCCTGCCACAGGGTCATCGCAGCGGACGGTTCGCTTGGCGGATATGCCTATGGCACCCGGATCAAAGCCGAATTGCTGGAGCGGGAAAAGTCCGAATAA
- a CDS encoding S1 family peptidase has translation MGRIFVFLAAMCALLLPQLAMADPADIDAASRGVVRVVIIGNDGDELYPVSHGTGFAVTQNAIVTNAHVVRDAMRDEDLRIGIVPNGGGEAVYGRLVTASSRNDLALVRLTGNLRLPPLAIAAQPVSGAGEVTSVGYPMNVDRAQGLDLTDLFRSQPPVKSRGFISGERPSRQFDTILHTAPIARGNSGGPLLDPCGRVVGVNSFGADNEGGDAEFFFAVSNRELVPFLRANDITPRLSDQPCRSLADLDEAERERIEREQAEARQNLAQRTEETRAKRERALLRAQLSVSEDREDRMALAFVLMLVAFGLFLWAWSQRERIGADDDEDALRIRKTNIAFAIAGFLVVVAFIAFVTRPGLDEVDRRVAALMAEGEGPDDNAPLAGQESGDLSLVCRVVEERSRITTSEAPEIEFEWTADGCVNERTQYGYASGNWSRVFVPNEEDAVSVNSFDPDRRIFRSERYLLQRGAMREARSARAKYSAPKCGEDGAATSLGDLQGEVLSQLPQQPNERLVYQCEMRE, from the coding sequence ATGGGACGCATTTTCGTATTCCTTGCCGCCATGTGCGCGCTGCTGCTGCCGCAACTGGCAATGGCCGATCCGGCCGATATCGATGCGGCTTCGCGCGGCGTCGTGCGCGTCGTAATCATCGGAAACGATGGTGACGAGCTCTATCCCGTCAGCCACGGCACCGGCTTTGCCGTCACGCAGAACGCTATCGTAACGAACGCCCACGTCGTTCGCGATGCGATGCGGGACGAGGATCTACGAATCGGGATCGTACCCAATGGCGGCGGCGAAGCTGTTTACGGGCGATTGGTAACCGCCAGTTCGCGCAACGACCTTGCGCTGGTTCGTCTCACGGGGAACCTGCGCCTTCCCCCGCTCGCCATCGCGGCGCAGCCTGTTTCCGGGGCGGGAGAGGTCACCAGCGTCGGTTACCCGATGAATGTCGACCGCGCGCAGGGGCTCGACCTCACCGATCTCTTCCGCAGCCAGCCCCCGGTAAAGAGCCGCGGCTTCATTTCCGGCGAACGGCCGAGCCGCCAGTTCGACACCATCCTACACACCGCCCCGATTGCGCGCGGCAATTCAGGCGGGCCCCTGCTCGACCCTTGCGGCAGGGTCGTCGGTGTGAACAGCTTCGGGGCGGACAACGAGGGCGGAGATGCGGAATTCTTCTTCGCGGTGTCGAACCGCGAACTCGTGCCTTTCCTCCGGGCAAACGACATCACTCCGCGCCTCTCCGACCAGCCTTGTCGCAGCCTTGCCGACCTCGACGAGGCCGAGCGTGAGCGGATCGAACGCGAGCAGGCGGAAGCGCGGCAAAATCTCGCACAGCGCACCGAGGAAACTCGCGCCAAGCGCGAGCGGGCCCTGCTTCGCGCACAGCTGTCGGTTTCCGAAGATCGCGAAGACCGCATGGCGCTGGCCTTCGTTCTCATGCTCGTCGCCTTCGGCCTGTTCCTGTGGGCCTGGAGCCAGCGCGAACGGATTGGCGCGGATGACGACGAGGACGCGCTGCGGATCAGGAAAACCAATATCGCCTTCGCGATAGCCGGCTTCCTCGTCGTGGTGGCCTTTATCGCCTTCGTGACACGGCCCGGCCTGGACGAGGTCGATCGCAGGGTCGCTGCCCTTATGGCAGAAGGAGAAGGTCCCGACGACAACGCGCCTCTGGCCGGACAGGAAAGCGGCGACCTCTCGCTCGTCTGCCGCGTAGTCGAGGAGCGCAGCCGGATCACGACTTCCGAGGCACCCGAGATCGAGTTCGAATGGACGGCGGACGGATGCGTCAACGAGCGCACGCAATACGGATATGCCTCCGGAAACTGGTCGCGGGTCTTCGTGCCTAATGAAGAAGACGCGGTGTCGGTGAACAGTTTCGATCCCGACCGCCGGATCTTCCGTTCAGAGCGCTATCTCCTTCAGCGCGGGGCGATGCGGGAGGCGCGCAGCGCACGTGCTAAATATTCCGCACCGAAATGCGGCGAGGATGGAGCAGCCACTTCTTTAGGCGACCTTCAGGGCGAAGTTCTGAGCCAACTGCCGCAGCAGCCGAACGAGCGTCTGGTCTACCAGTGCGAGATGCGAGAGTAG
- a CDS encoding TauD/TfdA dioxygenase family protein produces the protein METAALSEHCGVEVKDISLAKAEGEELDAVRDLIYRHGVAVFRDQVFSPADHIAFAKRWGGIDINNYFPLTDEHPEIAVVRKRKDQTTNIGGGWHTDHSYDQIPAMGSILVARELPPSGGDTLWAHMGAAYDTLPEETKKKIDGLSAFHTADHIYSPEGAYAQTDQGGDLRGQDLKTGAMHPVVIRHPHTGQKLLYVNPGFTINFVGQTREESLPLLQELFAHAMSPSLQCRLQWEPGTVAIWDNRTTWHYAMNDYQGYAREMHRITLSGEALAA, from the coding sequence ATGGAAACAGCAGCATTGTCGGAGCATTGCGGTGTCGAGGTGAAGGACATTTCCCTTGCCAAGGCCGAGGGCGAAGAACTCGATGCCGTTCGTGACCTTATATATAGGCACGGCGTGGCCGTGTTCCGCGATCAGGTTTTCAGCCCGGCAGACCACATCGCCTTTGCCAAGCGCTGGGGCGGGATCGACATCAACAACTATTTCCCGCTGACCGACGAGCATCCCGAGATCGCCGTGGTGCGTAAACGCAAGGACCAGACCACCAATATCGGCGGTGGCTGGCATACCGATCATTCCTACGACCAGATTCCGGCAATGGGATCGATTCTCGTGGCGCGCGAATTGCCGCCGTCCGGGGGCGATACGCTGTGGGCGCACATGGGTGCCGCCTATGACACGCTGCCAGAGGAAACGAAAAAGAAGATCGACGGCCTGAGCGCGTTCCATACGGCCGACCACATCTATTCGCCTGAAGGTGCCTACGCCCAGACTGACCAGGGCGGCGACCTTCGCGGACAGGACCTGAAAACCGGAGCAATGCATCCGGTCGTGATCCGCCACCCGCATACGGGCCAGAAGCTCCTATATGTGAACCCCGGCTTCACGATCAATTTCGTCGGCCAGACCCGCGAGGAAAGCCTCCCGTTGCTGCAGGAGCTGTTCGCGCACGCCATGTCGCCCAGCCTCCAGTGCAGGCTGCAATGGGAACCGGGCACGGTCGCGATCTGGGACAACCGGACGACCTGGCATTACGCCATGAACGACTATCAGGGTTACGCGCGCGAGATGCACCGCATCACGCTGTCGGGCGAAGCCCTCGCCGCCTGA
- a CDS encoding F0F1 ATP synthase subunit delta, whose amino-acid sequence MDISAGIQASLAGRYASALFDLASEAGTVTAVESDLDKLEAGLAESAELKTLTTNPRVSRGEAGKALWGVSAIMGLSDLTQRFLGTLAANRRLGQLPGVIRAFRAIAAAQRGEVTADVTSAHALTDTQLEQLKTKLTAREGRTVKINSKVDPDLLGGLVVTIGSKRIDGSIRTRLNSLAQAMKA is encoded by the coding sequence GTGGATATTTCCGCCGGTATTCAGGCTAGCCTGGCAGGGCGTTATGCCTCGGCCCTATTCGATCTGGCCAGCGAGGCCGGGACCGTAACTGCGGTCGAATCGGACCTCGACAAACTGGAAGCGGGGCTTGCCGAATCGGCTGAGCTCAAGACGCTGACCACCAACCCGCGCGTAAGCCGCGGTGAAGCTGGCAAGGCACTGTGGGGCGTTTCCGCCATCATGGGCCTTTCCGATCTGACGCAGAGGTTCCTCGGCACGCTTGCCGCGAACCGCCGTCTCGGCCAGCTTCCCGGCGTCATTCGCGCATTCCGCGCCATTGCTGCTGCGCAGCGTGGCGAAGTGACCGCCGATGTCACCAGCGCCCACGCGCTGACCGACACGCAGCTCGAACAGCTCAAGACGAAGCTGACCGCGCGCGAAGGTCGCACTGTAAAGATTAATTCCAAGGTTGATCCCGATCTTCTGGGCGGCCTTGTCGTTACCATCGGTTCGAAGCGCATTGACGGTTCGATCCGCACCCGCCTCAATTCCCTCGCCCAGGCGATGAAAGCCTGA
- the atpA gene encoding F0F1 ATP synthase subunit alpha, whose protein sequence is MDIRAAEISKVIKDQIANFGTEAEVSEVGSVLSVGDGIARIHGLDNVQAGEMIEFSNGVQGMALNLEADNVGAVIFGADTDIGEGDTVKRTGTIVDVPVGKGLLGRVVDALGNPIDGKGPIESTERRRVEVKAPGIIPRESVSEPVQSGLKAIDALVPVGRGQRELIIGDRQTGKSAVAIDTFINQKDAHQGDDEKKKLYCIYVAVGQKRSTVAQIVKSLDENGAMEYSIVVAATASEPAPLQYLAPYTGCAMGEFFRDNGMHAVIVYDDLSKQAVAYRQMSLLLRRPPGREAYPGDVFYLHSRLLERAAKMNGANGGGSLTALPIIETQAGDVSAYIPTNVISITDGQIFLETDLFYQGIRPAINVGLSVSRVGGAAQTKAMKKVSGSMKLDLAQYREMAAFAQFGSDLDAATQKLLNRGARLTELLKQPQFSPMPFEEQTVSIFAGTNGYLDDVAVDRVTSYEAQMLSFMRSEHADVLAEIRDTGKFEDSTKDKVVDALKTFAKQFA, encoded by the coding sequence ATGGATATCCGCGCCGCAGAAATCTCCAAGGTCATCAAGGACCAGATCGCCAATTTCGGCACCGAAGCCGAAGTCAGCGAAGTTGGCTCCGTGCTGTCGGTGGGTGACGGCATCGCCCGCATCCACGGCCTCGACAATGTTCAGGCCGGCGAGATGATCGAATTCTCCAACGGTGTTCAGGGCATGGCGCTGAACCTCGAAGCCGACAACGTCGGTGCCGTTATCTTCGGTGCCGACACGGACATCGGCGAAGGCGACACCGTCAAGCGCACCGGCACCATCGTGGACGTTCCCGTCGGCAAGGGTCTCCTCGGCCGCGTCGTCGACGCGCTGGGCAACCCGATCGACGGCAAGGGCCCGATCGAATCGACCGAGCGTCGCCGCGTCGAAGTGAAGGCTCCGGGCATCATCCCGCGTGAATCGGTTTCCGAACCCGTGCAGTCGGGCCTCAAGGCCATCGACGCCCTCGTCCCTGTTGGCCGCGGCCAGCGCGAATTGATCATCGGTGACCGCCAGACCGGTAAGTCCGCTGTCGCTATCGACACCTTCATCAACCAGAAGGACGCCCACCAGGGCGACGATGAAAAGAAGAAGCTCTACTGCATCTACGTCGCCGTCGGCCAGAAGCGCTCGACAGTCGCCCAGATCGTCAAGAGCCTCGACGAAAACGGCGCGATGGAATATTCGATCGTCGTCGCCGCGACCGCATCGGAGCCTGCTCCGCTGCAGTACCTCGCACCCTACACCGGCTGTGCGATGGGCGAATTCTTCCGCGACAACGGCATGCACGCCGTCATCGTATATGACGACCTTTCCAAGCAGGCCGTGGCTTACCGCCAGATGTCGCTCCTGCTGCGTCGTCCTCCGGGCCGCGAAGCATACCCGGGTGACGTTTTCTATCTCCACAGCCGTCTCCTCGAGCGCGCTGCTAAGATGAACGGCGCCAATGGCGGCGGCTCGCTGACCGCTCTGCCGATCATCGAAACGCAGGCCGGCGACGTTTCGGCCTACATTCCGACCAACGTGATCTCGATCACCGACGGCCAGATCTTCCTCGAAACCGACCTGTTCTACCAGGGCATCCGTCCGGCCATTAACGTCGGTCTTTCGGTTAGCCGTGTGGGCGGTGCCGCCCAGACCAAGGCGATGAAGAAGGTTTCGGGCTCGATGAAGCTCGACCTCGCCCAGTATCGCGAAATGGCTGCTTTCGCGCAGTTCGGCTCGGACCTCGACGCCGCTACGCAGAAGCTGCTCAACCGCGGTGCGCGCCTGACCGAGCTGCTCAAGCAGCCGCAGTTCTCGCCGATGCCGTTCGAAGAGCAGACCGTGTCGATCTTTGCCGGCACCAATGGCTACCTCGACGATGTCGCTGTCGACCGCGTTACCAGCTACGAAGCACAGATGCTGAGCTTCATGCGCTCCGAACACGCCGACGTGCTCGCTGAAATCCGCGACACCGGCAAGTTCGAGGACAGCACCAAGGACAAGGTCGTCGACGCACTGAAGACCTTCGCCAAGCAGTTCGCCTGA
- a CDS encoding F0F1 ATP synthase subunit gamma, translating to MASLKELKDRIGSVKSTQKITKAKQMVAAAKLRRAQAAAEAARPYAERLSGVMASLASKVSGDSAPLLLRGTGSDKRHLLVVVNTDKGLCGGLNANIVKAAKAKARALIAEGKDVTFYLVGKKGRAPIKRDFADKIEKHFDTSDVRQPGFEEADAIAEDLLERFEKGEFDIAHLVYPIFQSALAQEPTVDQLIPVPSPEGEGSGGDAVVEYEPGEEEILEDLLPRYVKTQLFGALLEREASEQGASMTAMDNATRNAGDLINKLTIQYNRSRQAAITTELVEIIAGAEAL from the coding sequence ATGGCTAGCCTCAAGGAACTCAAGGATCGGATCGGGTCGGTTAAATCGACCCAGAAGATCACCAAGGCCAAGCAGATGGTCGCCGCGGCCAAATTGCGCCGTGCGCAGGCTGCTGCCGAAGCTGCACGTCCCTACGCAGAACGGCTGTCGGGCGTTATGGCGTCGCTTGCCAGCAAGGTAAGCGGCGACAGCGCGCCCCTGCTGCTCCGCGGCACCGGATCGGACAAGCGTCACCTCCTGGTGGTCGTGAACACCGACAAGGGTCTGTGCGGCGGTCTCAACGCCAATATCGTCAAGGCCGCCAAGGCCAAGGCGCGTGCGTTGATCGCCGAAGGCAAGGACGTGACCTTCTATCTCGTCGGCAAGAAGGGCCGCGCACCGATCAAGCGCGACTTTGCCGACAAGATCGAAAAGCACTTCGACACTTCCGACGTCCGCCAGCCGGGCTTCGAAGAGGCTGACGCCATTGCCGAAGACCTGCTCGAACGCTTCGAAAAGGGCGAATTCGACATCGCGCACCTCGTCTACCCGATCTTCCAGTCGGCGCTGGCGCAGGAACCGACTGTCGATCAGCTGATTCCCGTTCCCTCACCCGAAGGCGAAGGCAGCGGCGGCGATGCGGTCGTGGAATACGAGCCGGGCGAAGAGGAAATCCTCGAAGACCTGCTCCCGCGCTACGTGAAGACGCAGCTGTTCGGCGCCCTGCTCGAACGCGAAGCTTCGGAACAGGGCGCGTCGATGACCGCCATGGACAACGCAACGCGCAATGCGGGCGACCTCATCAACAAGCTGACGATCCAGTACAACCGCAGCCGCCAGGCCGCGATTACTACCGAACTCGTCGAAATTATCGCAGGCGCGGAAGCGCTCTGA
- the atpD gene encoding F0F1 ATP synthase subunit beta has translation MATAPKLNQSPNGVISQVIGAVVDVAFEGDLPPILTALETKNGDNTLVLEVAQHLGENTVRTIAMDGTDGLVRGQEVVNTGSQITVPVGPKTLGRIMNVVGAPIDERGPIGAELSSPIHAEAPLFVDQSTEAAILVTGIKVIDLLAPYAKGGKIGLFGGAGVGKTVLIQELINNIAKGHGGVSVFAGVGERTREGNDLYHEFLDAGVIAKDEDGNATSEGSKVALVFGQMNEPPGARARVALSGLTMAEYFRDVEGQDVLFFVDNIFRFTQAGSEVSALLGRIPSAVGYQPTLATDMGNLQERITSTTKGSITSVQAIYVPADDLTDPAPATSFAHLDATTTLNRAISELGIYPAVDPLDSTSRVLEPRVVGQEHYETARRVQETLQKYKSLQDIIAILGMDELSEEDKLTVARARKIQKFLSQPFHVAEVFTNIPGQFVQLEDTVKSFKAVVDGEYDHLPESAFYMVGGIDQVVEKAKKLAEED, from the coding sequence ATGGCCACTGCCCCCAAGCTTAACCAGAGCCCCAACGGCGTTATCTCGCAGGTCATCGGCGCTGTCGTCGACGTTGCCTTCGAAGGTGATCTGCCGCCGATCCTGACCGCGCTTGAAACGAAGAACGGCGACAACACGCTGGTTCTTGAAGTCGCGCAGCACCTCGGTGAAAACACCGTGCGCACGATCGCCATGGACGGCACCGACGGTCTCGTCCGCGGACAGGAAGTCGTGAACACCGGCTCGCAGATCACGGTGCCTGTCGGCCCGAAGACGCTCGGCCGCATCATGAACGTCGTCGGTGCGCCGATCGACGAGCGCGGCCCGATCGGTGCCGAACTCTCCAGCCCGATCCACGCGGAAGCCCCGCTCTTCGTCGACCAGTCGACCGAAGCGGCCATCCTCGTCACCGGCATCAAGGTCATCGACCTTCTCGCACCTTACGCGAAGGGCGGTAAGATCGGCCTGTTCGGCGGCGCAGGCGTCGGCAAGACCGTTCTGATCCAGGAACTCATCAACAACATCGCGAAGGGCCACGGTGGTGTGTCCGTTTTCGCCGGTGTGGGTGAGCGTACCCGCGAAGGTAACGACCTTTATCACGAATTCCTCGACGCCGGCGTTATCGCCAAGGACGAAGACGGCAACGCCACTTCGGAAGGCTCGAAGGTTGCCCTCGTCTTCGGCCAGATGAACGAACCTCCGGGCGCCCGCGCCCGTGTTGCTCTGTCGGGCCTGACCATGGCGGAATACTTCCGCGACGTCGAAGGCCAGGACGTGCTGTTCTTCGTCGACAACATCTTCCGCTTCACGCAGGCGGGTTCGGAAGTGTCCGCACTGCTCGGCCGTATTCCTTCGGCAGTGGGCTACCAGCCGACGCTCGCTACCGACATGGGTAACCTGCAGGAACGCATTACCTCGACGACCAAGGGTTCGATTACCTCGGTCCAGGCCATCTACGTTCCCGCCGATGACCTTACCGACCCGGCACCGGCAACCTCGTTCGCCCACTTGGACGCAACGACCACGCTGAACCGCGCGATTTCGGAACTGGGCATCTACCCGGCAGTCGACCCGCTCGACTCCACCAGCCGCGTTCTCGAACCGCGCGTTGTCGGTCAGGAGCACTACGAGACCGCTCGCCGCGTTCAGGAAACTCTGCAGAAGTACAAGAGCCTGCAGGACATCATCGCCATTCTCGGCATGGACGAGCTTTCCGAAGAAGATAAGCTGACCGTCGCGCGTGCCCGCAAGATCCAGAAGTTCCTCAGCCAGCCGTTCCACGTGGCCGAGGTCTTCACCAACATTCCGGGCCAGTTCGTCCAGCTCGAAGACACCGTGAAGTCCTTCAAGGCTGTCGTCGACGGCGAATACGATCACCTGCCGGAAAGCGCCTTCTACATGGTCGGCGGTATCGACCAGGTGGTCGAGAAGGCCAAGAAGCTGGCGGAAGAAGACTAA